GTTCTTGATAAAACAGCGTTAGTTTTTGGCCAAATGAATGAACCCCCCGGAGCAAGAATGCGAGTTGCACTTTCGGCGCTGACAATGGCAGAATATTTCCGTGACTATGAGAATCAGGATGTTCTACTTTTTATTGATAACATTTTCCGATTTACACAAGCTGGTTCAGAAGTTTCAACTTTATTAGGAAGAATTCCTTCAACTGTTGGATATCAACCAACACTTTCAACAGAAATGGGTCAACTTCAAGAACGAATTACGTCAACAATTCGCGGTTCAATAACTTCAGTTCAAGCTGTTTATGTCCCAGCAGATGATATCACCGATCCAGCTCCGGCAACTACTTTTTCACACCTTGATGCTAAAACAGTCTTAGACCGAAGTATAGCTGCGCTTGGAATCTATCCCGCTGTGGATCCCCTTGCATCATCATCACGAGTTTTAGAACCAAATATTGTTGGCAAACAACATTATCGGGTTGCTAAAAAAGTTGTTCAAATTCTACAAAGATTCAAAGAATTACAAGACATTATAGCAATTTTAGGGGTTGATGAACTTAGCGAAATTGATAAGCAGGTTGTTGCGCGCGCGCGAAGAATCCGTAATTTCTTATCACAACCGTTTTTTGTAGCCCAAAAATTCTCAGGAATTGAAGGGCAGTTTATAAAAATTCAAGACACTGTTAATAATTTTGACCAACTTTTATCCGGTAAATACGACAATATTCCTGAAGAAGCATTTTTATACGTTGGAACAATTGATCAAGCACTTGAAAAAGCTAAAAATCTGGGTTGAAGTGAAAAAAATTAACTTTAAAATAATAACTCCAAATGGAATTTTTCAAGAATCAAAAGCTGATTCTGTAACTGTAAAAACAAAATTTGGTTATCGCGTTGCTCAATATGCAATCACTCCTTTTGTAGGTATAATTGTACCATCGATTTTACATATTAAAAACGAAAAAGAAACATATCAGTTGCAAATTAAAAGCGGAATAGTTTATGCTAATAAATTTGAAGTACTAATTTTTACAGAAGATAAGTTGGTTTTCACATAATATTAAATGTTTTGCAAAAAATCTGGCAAAAAAAGATAATTTATATAGTTTTTCCTAATTTTTTCCTTTTTTTGCTTAAAATGAGCAAAAATTTTAATAGTTTATATGAATCACAAAAACCGCGGAATGTTTCTTGAGAAAATTATTAACAATACAATTGAGTTTTATTGTGAAAATGATATTGCCATATTTCATAAAAAAAATTTAGACATTAGTTTTAAAGCTGTTAGCAAAAACTTAGCGGTAAATGATGCTTTTATTTTTAAAAAATCCACAGTTGATTATTATGGAATTTATAAAGGAATTTTTATTGCATTTGAAGCAAAAAGCACAAATGAAAACGCGCTAAATTTAAAGCAAATCCCAGAACATCAATTAAATTATTTACAAAAAATCCGTAAGCATTACGGTTGCGCATTTTTTATAATTTTTTTTAAACAGTTGGAAAAATTTTATATTGTGAGTATTAGCAAAATTGATCTATCTTGAAAGTCAATTACTGTTGAGTTTTTGGAAAAACAAGGCTTTGAAATCGCGCTAACATATCCAGGAATAATTGATTTTATTGGTTATATTGAACAAATGCTTTAATTTTTTTTTAAGATTTAGTTTTTTATGTCTATTGAATTGCTTGAATTTACAAAATAATTCCATAAAAAATTATTAAATATTTTAATCTATAATTTTTTATTATTAATTTTATGATATAATTTAATTCTTAAATTTGCAAACACGCAAAAATATCATTAAAATGGATTCGGTTGGATGTGCTTTTTAAGTTCTAACTGTTCGAAATTTTAAGCAGAAATAACAAACTAAAGGAAAAATATGGAGAAGATAACCTCAACTAAAAAAGACCAAAATGTTGTGTCAAAGGATAATGATTTATTAAACATTAACGATATTAGCGCTGAAAATATTGGCGAAACTCTGATTATTTCAAAGCAAAAATTACTTGAAGCCGGTGTTTATTTTGGTCACAAATCATCTCAATGACACCCAAAAATGTCGCAATTTTTATTAAAAAGAAAAAGAAACGAAACCCACATTATTGATGTTTTAAAAACACAAAAAATGTTGGAAATTGCATATAAATTAGTTGAAAAATTTGCTCAAAAAGGTGCTAAATTTATTTTTGTTGGCACTAAAAAACAAGCAAAAAAAGTTGTAGAAGAACAAGCAATCCGCACGAATTCTATTTATGTCTCAGGGAGGTGACTAGGAGGAACCCTAACAAATAGTCGAACAATTTTGTCCCGACTTAAAACAATGGATGATCTTGAAAAACAGGCAGCTAATAATTTTCAAGGGTATACAAAAAAAGAAATACTTTCAAAACAGAAACAATTAACTAAATTGCAAAAAAATCTTAACGGAATTAAGGGGTTAAAAGATGTCCCACTCTTTTCTTTAATTATGTTAGTAGCTGATCCGCTAAAAGATATAATTGCCGTTAAAGAAGCTCGTAAAAAGGGTATAAAAATTATCGGAATAATAGATTCAAATGTTGATCCCTCATTAGTTGACTTTGGAATTCCAGCAAATGATGATTCTACAAAATCAATTACGTTAATATTTACTGTATTAGCAGATGCAATTGCCTCTGCAAAAGGTGGAAAAAAACTTTTTGCTTATCAGCCAGATGAACAAATAAGTCTTCCAGAAGATCCTGAAAAAGAACAAAAACAACTTCGTTATCGCAATAATGCATTTGAAAAATTCGAAAAAACTAAAAATCACTTAAAAGAAAAGGTAGTTAAAAGTACAAAGTCTGAAATAAAAACTGAAGATAAGTCTAACACACAAAATCAAGAAAGAGTGTAAAAATGTCACAAATTGATAAGTTTGCTAAAATTAAGGAACTAAGAAAAATTACTGATGCGCCTTTTATTGATTGCAAAAAAGCATTAGAAAGTTCTGGATATGATATTGATTCAGCGATTGATTGGCTTAAGAAAAATGGCAAGTCAAAAGCTTTAAAAAAAGCAGACCGAATTGCAGCTGAAGGTTTAGTTTTAGCGCTAAAAAGTGCTGATTCTGCTTTAGTTTTTGAATTAAATTCTGAAACAGATTTTGTTGCGAAAAATCAAAATTTCATTAATTTGCAACAAAAAATTAGTAATCTACTTTTACAAAATGACTTTGAAAATTTAGAAAATGCTTTGCTTATTCAGGACTCAGAAGGTAGGACAATTTCTGAATTATTGGTTTTAGCAACTGCAACAATTGGTGAAAAAATTACTTTACGACGTGTGTTCAAAACTAAACTTTCTAGCGAAGAAAATGTCGGAATTTATACTCACTCAAATGGCCAAATTGCAGTTATAACAATCTTAAAAGGCGGTAATTCAGAGGTTGCAAAAAACATTTCAATGCATGTTGCAGCATTGAATCCAGAGTATGTTTTTAAAAATGAAGTCTTAGAAACAAAACTAAAAGAAATTCATGAAGAGGCTGAGAAAAAAGCATTGTCTGAAATAAAAAATTTTGAAAAAAAGCCAGAAAATATCAAAACCGAAATATTAAAAGGTATGGTAGAAAAGCAACTTTCTGAATTTGTTCTTGAACTTCAACCTTTGGCTTTAGATAGTTCGATTTCTGTTGTTAAATATTTGGCGCAAAATTCATCTACTTTGTTAAAGGTTGTTCGTTTTGAAGTTGGCGAGGGAATTCAAAGGCAAAATGTTGATTTTTCAACAGAAGTTAATCAACAAATTCATGAGGTCAAAAAAAAAAAAAAAAATAAACTAATTTTAGACTAAAAATCAAAGAAAGGTATGAAATTTTCCTTATAAAACAGGAAAAATTTTATATTTTTATAAAACAATGTTAGATTTTTTAACTAATCGAATTCAATCTTCTTTAAAAAAAATCCAAAAATCAGTAACTATAAATGAACAAGATTTAACCGAAATAACCCGGGAAATTCGCCTTGCTTTGTTAGAAGCCGATGTTAATTTGTTCGTTGTGAAGGATTTTATTAATAAGGTTAAAACTCAAGTTTTAAAGCAAGGCTTGACTTCCAAACTAAATCCGCAGCAAGAATTTTTGAAAATTTTGCACCAAAATCTTGTTGAAATTCTTGGTATAAATTCAAAATCCCTTAATTTTACCAAAAATCCTACTATTATAATGTTAGTTGGGCTTCAAGGTTCAGGAAAAACAACAACAGTTGTCAAACTTGCCGTTTTTGCAAGAAAAAAAAAATTGGCAAAAAAAATTTTATTAGTTGCTTGCGATACATATCGTCCTGCTGCAATAGAGCAGTTACAACAATTAGCAAAACAAGTTTCAATTGATGTTTTTCATAGCGGAAAAACGCCGGTTGAAATTGCAAAAAATGCCGTAATTTATAGTAAAAATAACAATTTTGATCTTGTAATTTTCGATACAGCAGGAAGACTTTCAATTAATGAAGAGTTGATGAATGAACTATTTGAAATTAAAAAAACTATTCATCCTGAGGAAACTATTTTTGTTCTAGATGCGCTTTCAGGCCAAGATATTATTAATGTAGCGCAAATATTTAACCAAAAAATTACGCTTACAGGCGCGATTATTACAAAATTAGACTCAAATGCTCGAGCTGGAGCCGCGCTTTCAATTACTAATTTATTAAAAATCCCAATTTTGTTAATAGGAACAGGCGAAAAAATTGCAGCACTTGAGCTTTTCTACCCAAATAGAATAGCGGATCGAATTTTAGGAATGGGCGATGTAATGTCGCTTTTAGAGCAAGCTGAAGAAAATATTGATAAAAAAGCAGTCAAAAAATTATCACATCGAATGTTTTCTGGACAATTTAATTTAGACGATCTTTTAAATAGTTTAGCGCAAATTCAAAAAATTGGAAGATTTTCTAAAGTAATTAAAATGATACCTGGTTTGTCAGGAAAAATTGATCAAGATCAAATTGATGATGTCGAAAAGAAGATGGGTCTTTACAAAATTTTAATTTCATCAATGACAATGGAAGAAAGGAAAAAACCCAAACTTTTAAAAAATCCGTCGCGAAGAAGCCGTATTTTGCGTGGTTCAGGAAGATCAAATGCTGAATTTAATCGTTTGATTAGTGAATTTGAATCAATGTCAAAAAAAATGTCCGAATTTTCATTAAAAAATCTTAATCTTGACTCTTTTATTAAATAAATATTAATAAATGTTTAGGTTTAAATTATGGCTAAAATTGAAAACTATAATTTTTTTATTAATCAACTTAAAAAATTAGGATTTGTGTTTCCTAGTTCACAAATTTATGGCGGTTTAGCTAATTCGTATGATTACGGGCATTTTGGTGTTCTTTTGGCAAAAAATATTGAGAGTTTCTGAGCTGATTTTTTCGTGACATCTAATCCTAATGCTTTTTTTATTGACAGCAAAATTTTACTAAACCCAAAAGTTTGGAACTCATCAGGTCATCTTGATAATTTTACCGATTTATTAGTTGAAAATAAAATTAACAAAAAACGTTACCGTGTGGACTACTTGTTTGAAAAGGCTTTTCCTGATGTTGAATTTGAGAAATTATCTATGTCTGAAGTTCAAGAATATTTATCTAGAATCGAAAATTTCGAGAATTCAAAAGCTAAATGAAATATTCCTAAAAAATTTAACTTACTTTTTCAAACCTATCAAGGCGTAGTCGAAAATGAAAAAACCCCTTTATATTTAAGACCGGAAACCGCCCAAGGCATTTTTATAAATTTCAAAACACTTTTACGGACAACCAAAAATAGTTTGCCTCTAATAATAGCTCAGGTTGGAAAATCTTTTCGTAACGAAATTTCCCCTGGAAATTTTATATTCCGTACTCGCGAATTTACACAGATGGAGTTAGAAATTTTCACAAAACCTGAAGAAGCCGAACTTGTTTTTCAATCTCAGATTGAAAAAATTAAAAGGTTTTTACTAAAATTAGGTTTTAGCGAAAAATCAATTCGTCTAAACTATCACAAATCAGAAAAGTTAGCTCATTATGCAAAATCAACAGTTGATTTTGACTATAATTTCAATTTTGGTTGAGGCGAGCTGATTGGCATTAGCAATCGCGGTGATTATGATTTGAAAAATCATGCAAAAAAAAGTGGGGAAAATCTTGAATTTGTTGATTCAGCAACAGGGTATAAATGTTTTCCTTATATTATCGAGCCTTCAATGGGCTTAGATCGTCTAATGTTGGCGGTTTTAGAAGAAAGTTTTCGTTTTGACCAACAAAAAAATCGTTATTTTTTGCAGTTTCCGTTTGTTTTAAGCCCTTATAAAGTTGCAGTTTTACCACTTTTGAAAAAGTTCAGTTTTTTAGCAGAAAAAATATGAAAAAACTTAATTAAACATAAAATTTATGCTGCAATATCAAACTCAGGGTCAATTGGAAAAAGATATTACTATCATGATTCAATTGGCACCTATTTTTGTATCACAATTGATGAGCAAACAAACGAAGATCAAAGTGTAACTATAAGATTTCGTGATACAACTAAACAACAAAGAATAAAAATTGGGGAAATAATTGAATTTATCAAGGAAAATTCTTGCAATGACTAAACAAGATATTACAACCTATATTATGAAAAACACCGATATTTATGGTCTAATTTCACAAAGCATTGCTCTTAGACAAAAAGGCAGAGATTCCTTTGTTGGTCTTTGTCCATTTCATGATGATACAAATCCTTCATTATCAGTCTCAACTACAAAACAAATTTTTAAATGTTTTTCGTGTCAAAAATCAGGGAATATTATAACTTTTGTCATGCTTTTAAAGAATTTAAATTTTTTTCAAGCACTTGAATTTCTAAATAATGAATATAATTTAAAACTTAACATTAATTCTATCACCAAACCAGAAAAAAATTATTCTAAAAGCGAACTTCAAGCATTCCGTGCCTTTGAAAACGCAGTTTCAATATATTTAATTGAACTTATAAAGATTTTTTCGACTTCTTCTCAAACTTTTATAGGAGAAAATCATATTTTTTCCCAACTTATTAATTTTTTAAAAACTCGGGGAATTACAAGACAAATTATCGAAAAATTCAAAATTGGCTTTGTTCCGACATCACTTTTGAAAAAATTACTAATTAATTCAAAACTTTTTGATGAAGAAGTTTTGAAAGATTATTCACTTTTAAATGCAAACGGCCAAGATTTTTTTCAAAAAAGAATTGTTTTCCCAATTGAAAATTTTGAAGGCAAAGTTGTTGGATTTTCCGGGCGCTGTGTAAACACAGAAAAATGCGAGCCTAAATACTTAAACTCACCTTCAAATAGTTTGTTTTTAAAGTCCGAAATTCTTTATAATTATGCAAATGCGATTCAAGACAATCCAAAAGAAATAGTTATTACAGAAGGATTTTTTGATGTAATTGCTTTTTATAAGGCAGGAATTAAAAATACAGTAGCACTTATGGGAACAACTTTAAGCAAAAAACACTGTGAATTACTGAATAATTTTACAGTTTTGCTTGCCCTTGATAGTGATCCGGCCGGAGTTAAAGCCAGCTTAAAATCGGCGCTCAGTCTTGTACAAAACCAAATAAAAACTTACATTTTAACAGGGTTTGTCACTAAAGATCCTGACGAATTTTTAAATACTTTTGGTTCTGAAGCTTTAGCTGGAAAAATTAAAGAGCGCAAAAGTAGTTTTGATTTTGCATATGACTTTTATAAAAACGAAATGAAGGATAATTCAAGCGAGGAAATTAAAATGTTTCTTGAGAAATTTAGCCCTTTTTTAGAAGCATTATATTATCAAGATATACAATTATCAGAAACTTTTTTTAAAAAGATTAAGGATGATTTTGGTATATCTCAAAACAGTTTTAAATTTACAAGACAAAAACCGCAATATTATCAACAACAGGATTTTGAGCTTGAAGAAAATGCTGATTATCTAGACAACACTCACCGGAAAATTAGCGCAAATTCAAAGCTAGAACGTTTCCGCCTCGAGCATTATGATCTAAAAATCCTGGAAATAATTTTATATGATTTTCTTCATGGTGATAGGAAAAAATTTAATTATTTTAAATCAATTAATTTTAAATTTTTAGATCCTCTCAATAACAAATTTATTGAAAAAATTTATGCTTTCAACGGTCAGGATCCAAATGTTTACCAGGAAATTTCAAATAAACTTAATGAAACGGTAGAAAAAATAGTGAGTCAGGTCGCGAAGGAAATTGCAACGGTAATTTTTGATAAAAATTTAAAAAACAGCATAACTATCGACGAGTTTGAAGGGTTTATAGAACAGGTAAAAAAAAATAGAGAACGAAAAAACAAAGCAA
The sequence above is a segment of the Mesomycoplasma flocculare ATCC 27399 genome. Coding sequences within it:
- the atpD gene encoding F0F1 ATP synthase subunit beta, whose product is MKKQVNIGRIVQIFGPVIDVLFPNEHMPAILSALEVEIDGKKIVFEVAQHLGEGIVRAIAMSMTYNLSKGIEVYDTGSQISVPVGRQVLSRMFNVLGVPIDGAEPLKTDQKKPIHAAPPTYLEQKATSEILVTGIKVIDLLIPFVKGGKIGLFGGAGVGKTVLVQELINNIATKHGGLSVFAGVGERSREGNDLYFEMKNAGVLDKTALVFGQMNEPPGARMRVALSALTMAEYFRDYENQDVLLFIDNIFRFTQAGSEVSTLLGRIPSTVGYQPTLSTEMGQLQERITSTIRGSITSVQAVYVPADDITDPAPATTFSHLDAKTVLDRSIAALGIYPAVDPLASSSRVLEPNIVGKQHYRVAKKVVQILQRFKELQDIIAILGVDELSEIDKQVVARARRIRNFLSQPFFVAQKFSGIEGQFIKIQDTVNNFDQLLSGKYDNIPEEAFLYVGTIDQALEKAKNLGWSEKN
- the recU gene encoding Holliday junction resolvase RecU; the encoded protein is MNHKNRGMFLEKIINNTIEFYCENDIAIFHKKNLDISFKAVSKNLAVNDAFIFKKSTVDYYGIYKGIFIAFEAKSTNENALNLKQIPEHQLNYLQKIRKHYGCAFFIIFFKQLEKFYIVSISKIDLSWKSITVEFLEKQGFEIALTYPGIIDFIGYIEQML
- the rpsB gene encoding 30S ribosomal protein S2; amino-acid sequence: MEKITSTKKDQNVVSKDNDLLNINDISAENIGETLIISKQKLLEAGVYFGHKSSQWHPKMSQFLLKRKRNETHIIDVLKTQKMLEIAYKLVEKFAQKGAKFIFVGTKKQAKKVVEEQAIRTNSIYVSGRWLGGTLTNSRTILSRLKTMDDLEKQAANNFQGYTKKEILSKQKQLTKLQKNLNGIKGLKDVPLFSLIMLVADPLKDIIAVKEARKKGIKIIGIIDSNVDPSLVDFGIPANDDSTKSITLIFTVLADAIASAKGGKKLFAYQPDEQISLPEDPEKEQKQLRYRNNAFEKFEKTKNHLKEKVVKSTKSEIKTEDKSNTQNQERV
- the tsf gene encoding translation elongation factor Ts, with product MSQIDKFAKIKELRKITDAPFIDCKKALESSGYDIDSAIDWLKKNGKSKALKKADRIAAEGLVLALKSADSALVFELNSETDFVAKNQNFINLQQKISNLLLQNDFENLENALLIQDSEGRTISELLVLATATIGEKITLRRVFKTKLSSEENVGIYTHSNGQIAVITILKGGNSEVAKNISMHVAALNPEYVFKNEVLETKLKEIHEEAEKKALSEIKNFEKKPENIKTEILKGMVEKQLSEFVLELQPLALDSSISVVKYLAQNSSTLLKVVRFEVGEGIQRQNVDFSTEVNQQIHEVKKKKKNKLILD
- the ffh gene encoding signal recognition particle protein; translation: MLDFLTNRIQSSLKKIQKSVTINEQDLTEITREIRLALLEADVNLFVVKDFINKVKTQVLKQGLTSKLNPQQEFLKILHQNLVEILGINSKSLNFTKNPTIIMLVGLQGSGKTTTVVKLAVFARKKKLAKKILLVACDTYRPAAIEQLQQLAKQVSIDVFHSGKTPVEIAKNAVIYSKNNNFDLVIFDTAGRLSINEELMNELFEIKKTIHPEETIFVLDALSGQDIINVAQIFNQKITLTGAIITKLDSNARAGAALSITNLLKIPILLIGTGEKIAALELFYPNRIADRILGMGDVMSLLEQAEENIDKKAVKKLSHRMFSGQFNLDDLLNSLAQIQKIGRFSKVIKMIPGLSGKIDQDQIDDVEKKMGLYKILISSMTMEERKKPKLLKNPSRRSRILRGSGRSNAEFNRLISEFESMSKKMSEFSLKNLNLDSFIK
- a CDS encoding glycine--tRNA ligase, which translates into the protein MAKIENYNFFINQLKKLGFVFPSSQIYGGLANSYDYGHFGVLLAKNIESFWADFFVTSNPNAFFIDSKILLNPKVWNSSGHLDNFTDLLVENKINKKRYRVDYLFEKAFPDVEFEKLSMSEVQEYLSRIENFENSKAKWNIPKKFNLLFQTYQGVVENEKTPLYLRPETAQGIFINFKTLLRTTKNSLPLIIAQVGKSFRNEISPGNFIFRTREFTQMELEIFTKPEEAELVFQSQIEKIKRFLLKLGFSEKSIRLNYHKSEKLAHYAKSTVDFDYNFNFGWGELIGISNRGDYDLKNHAKKSGENLEFVDSATGYKCFPYIIEPSMGLDRLMLAVLEESFRFDQQKNRYFLQFPFVLSPYKVAVLPLLKKFSFLAEKIWKNLIKHKIYAAISNSGSIGKRYYYHDSIGTYFCITIDEQTNEDQSVTIRFRDTTKQQRIKIGEIIEFIKENSCND
- the dnaG gene encoding DNA primase → MNLSRKILAMTKQDITTYIMKNTDIYGLISQSIALRQKGRDSFVGLCPFHDDTNPSLSVSTTKQIFKCFSCQKSGNIITFVMLLKNLNFFQALEFLNNEYNLKLNINSITKPEKNYSKSELQAFRAFENAVSIYLIELIKIFSTSSQTFIGENHIFSQLINFLKTRGITRQIIEKFKIGFVPTSLLKKLLINSKLFDEEVLKDYSLLNANGQDFFQKRIVFPIENFEGKVVGFSGRCVNTEKCEPKYLNSPSNSLFLKSEILYNYANAIQDNPKEIVITEGFFDVIAFYKAGIKNTVALMGTTLSKKHCELLNNFTVLLALDSDPAGVKASLKSALSLVQNQIKTYILTGFVTKDPDEFLNTFGSEALAGKIKERKSSFDFAYDFYKNEMKDNSSEEIKMFLEKFSPFLEALYYQDIQLSETFFKKIKDDFGISQNSFKFTRQKPQYYQQQDFELEENADYLDNTHRKISANSKLERFRLEHYDLKILEIILYDFLHGDRKKFNYFKSINFKFLDPLNNKFIEKIYAFNGQDPNVYQEISNKLNETVEKIVSQVAKEIATVIFDKNLKNSITIDEFEGFIEQVKKNRERKNKANQIKHRNENNLEMNDDFMTRLFGKGIR